In Psychrobacter ciconiae, the following are encoded in one genomic region:
- a CDS encoding S-(hydroxymethyl)glutathione dehydrogenase/class III alcohol dehydrogenase gives MKSRAAVAFEPNKPLQIVEIDVEPPRKGEVLIKITDTGVCHTDAFTLSGEDPEGLFPVVLGHEGAGIVVEVGEGVTSLKPGDHVIPLYTAECGECLFCKSGKTNLCVAVRETQGKGVMPDGTTRFSYNGQPLYHYMGCSTFSEYTVVAEVSVAKINPDANPEHVCLLGCGVTTGIGAVHNTAKVQEGDSVAVFGLGGIGLAVIQGARQAKAGRIIAIDTNPAKFELARQFGATECLNPKDYDKPIQEVLVEMTGWGVDHTFECIGNVEVMRSALEAAHRGWGQSIIIGVAGAGQEISTRPFQLVTGRTWKGTAFGGVKGRSQLPGMVEDAMKGDIDLAPFVTHTMGLEDINKAFDLMHEGKSIRSVIKY, from the coding sequence ATGAAATCACGTGCAGCCGTTGCCTTTGAGCCAAATAAACCGCTACAAATCGTTGAAATTGACGTTGAGCCACCGCGTAAAGGCGAGGTGTTAATTAAAATCACCGATACGGGCGTTTGCCATACCGATGCATTTACGCTATCGGGTGAAGACCCAGAAGGCTTATTTCCTGTGGTGCTTGGTCATGAAGGCGCTGGTATCGTGGTCGAAGTTGGCGAAGGCGTCACCAGTCTTAAGCCTGGTGATCATGTGATTCCGCTTTACACCGCTGAATGTGGTGAGTGCCTATTTTGTAAATCAGGAAAAACCAACCTTTGCGTAGCCGTTCGGGAAACTCAAGGTAAAGGCGTGATGCCTGATGGTACGACCCGTTTTTCTTATAACGGTCAGCCGCTTTATCATTATATGGGCTGCTCGACGTTTAGTGAATATACTGTCGTGGCTGAAGTTTCTGTCGCAAAAATCAATCCTGATGCCAACCCTGAGCATGTTTGCCTGTTAGGTTGTGGCGTCACTACAGGTATCGGCGCGGTTCATAATACCGCAAAGGTTCAAGAAGGTGATTCTGTTGCCGTTTTCGGTCTTGGCGGTATCGGTCTTGCGGTCATTCAAGGCGCGCGGCAAGCAAAAGCCGGTCGCATTATTGCCATTGATACCAACCCTGCTAAGTTTGAGTTGGCACGTCAATTTGGGGCGACAGAATGCCTCAATCCAAAAGACTATGACAAACCCATTCAGGAGGTGCTAGTTGAAATGACTGGTTGGGGCGTTGATCATACCTTTGAATGTATTGGCAATGTGGAGGTGATGCGCTCAGCATTAGAGGCGGCTCATCGCGGCTGGGGGCAGTCCATTATCATTGGGGTGGCGGGCGCGGGTCAGGAAATTTCGACTCGACCATTTCAGCTGGTCACAGGTCGTACTTGGAAAGGCACGGCGTTTGGTGGTGTTAAAGGGCGCTCGCAACTTCCTGGTATGGTAGAAGATGCGATGAAAGGCGATATTGATTTGGCGCCATTTGTGACCCATACCATGGGGCTTGAAGACATCAACAAAGCCTTTGACCTCATGCATGAAGGCAAATCTATCCGTAGCGTTATCAAGTACTAA
- a CDS encoding transposase yields MGIKCQCSTFSPVESLLKKVRYDWLNQELFTSLDQVRQQAEHWLYHYNHERPNMGNGGFTPIQKLNQAA; encoded by the coding sequence GTGGGTATAAAGTGCCAATGCTCGACATTCAGTCCAGTTGAAAGCTTGCTAAAAAAGGTGCGTTATGATTGGCTAAACCAAGAGCTGTTTACCAGTTTAGATCAAGTTCGACAGCAGGCAGAGCATTGGCTATATCATTATAATCATGAACGCCCGAATATGGGCAATGGCGGTTTTACGCCGATACAGAAACTCAATCAGGCAGCTTAA